A window of the Bacteroides thetaiotaomicron VPI-5482 genome harbors these coding sequences:
- a CDS encoding GH92 family glycosyl hydrolase, producing the protein MKKLVYLIIFFLYSTVMNAQLKDLVQYVNTLQGTDSNFGLSYGNTYPTTGMPYGMHMWSAQTGKNGDGFKYMYAVDKIRAFSQSHQCSPWVSDYAVYSFMPMVGELVVNQDARATKFSHDNEIAKPHYYKVTFDNGITTEMAPTTRGVHLRFSYPTTGDAYLVLDGYTDMSEIKIDPAKRQISGWVNNQRFVNDSKSFRNYFVVQFDKPFEDYGVWENQKDEVFPQKLDGAGKGYGAFIKFKKGSKVQAKAASSYISAEQALITLNKELGKDKNLEVTKARGQKTWNEVLNRIVVEGCTDEQMKTFYSCLFRANLFSRKFYERKENGEPYYYSPYNGKIYDGYMYTDNGFWDTFRSQFPLTNILHPTMQGRYMNALLAAQEQCGWLPSWSSPGETGGMLGNHSISLLADAWAKGIRDFDPEKALKAYAHEAMNKGPWGGANGRGFWKEYFQLGYVPYPESMGSSAQTMEYAYDDFCGYQLAKMVGNKHYQEVFARQMYNYKNVFDKSIGFMRGKGVDGKWQEPFDPLEWGGPFCEGNAWHYTWSVFHDVQGLIDLFGSDEKFTTKIDSVFTIPNIIKPGTYGGVIHEMKEMELANMGQYAHGNQPIQHMPYLYCYAGQPWKTQYWVRQIVERLYNSTEKGYPGDEDQGGMSSWYILSSLGIYAVCPGTDEYVIGSPLFKKATITMENGNKFVIEAPENSKENLYIQSATLNGRLLDKNYIHYDDIAEGGVLKFEMGSQPNKERCTSKYAAPFSLSKE; encoded by the coding sequence ATGAAGAAACTAGTTTATTTAATTATCTTCTTTTTGTATTCGACTGTGATGAATGCTCAGCTAAAAGATCTGGTACAGTATGTGAATACGCTACAAGGTACCGATTCTAATTTTGGTTTGAGCTACGGTAATACTTATCCTACTACAGGTATGCCTTATGGTATGCATATGTGGTCTGCGCAAACAGGTAAAAATGGGGATGGATTTAAGTATATGTATGCTGTTGATAAGATTCGTGCTTTTAGCCAATCACATCAATGTAGTCCTTGGGTGAGTGATTATGCTGTATATTCTTTCATGCCGATGGTAGGGGAGCTGGTTGTAAATCAAGATGCTCGTGCTACCAAGTTTAGTCACGATAATGAGATAGCTAAACCTCATTATTATAAAGTAACATTCGATAATGGCATTACTACTGAAATGGCTCCGACTACCCGTGGTGTACATTTACGTTTTTCCTATCCTACTACGGGAGATGCTTATTTGGTACTTGACGGATATACGGATATGAGTGAAATCAAAATTGATCCGGCTAAGAGACAAATCTCCGGTTGGGTAAATAATCAACGTTTTGTGAACGATTCAAAATCATTCCGTAATTATTTTGTTGTTCAATTTGATAAACCTTTCGAAGATTACGGCGTATGGGAAAACCAAAAGGATGAAGTGTTTCCACAGAAATTAGATGGAGCAGGTAAAGGATATGGTGCATTTATTAAATTTAAAAAAGGCTCGAAGGTTCAGGCTAAAGCAGCTTCCTCATACATAAGTGCAGAGCAGGCTCTGATAACTTTAAATAAAGAACTCGGTAAAGATAAGAATCTGGAAGTAACGAAAGCACGCGGTCAGAAGACTTGGAATGAAGTATTGAATAGAATTGTAGTTGAAGGATGTACGGACGAACAGATGAAGACTTTCTACTCTTGTCTTTTCCGTGCTAATTTATTCTCTCGCAAATTTTATGAACGCAAAGAAAATGGTGAACCATATTATTATAGCCCATATAATGGTAAAATTTATGATGGTTACATGTATACTGATAATGGATTTTGGGATACATTCCGTTCTCAATTCCCTTTGACAAATATTTTGCATCCAACAATGCAGGGACGTTATATGAATGCTCTTTTGGCAGCCCAGGAACAATGCGGCTGGTTGCCTTCATGGTCTTCCCCGGGTGAAACAGGAGGAATGTTAGGAAATCATTCTATTTCATTGCTGGCAGATGCATGGGCAAAAGGAATTCGTGATTTTGATCCTGAAAAAGCACTGAAGGCTTATGCGCATGAAGCAATGAATAAAGGTCCTTGGGGTGGTGCTAACGGACGTGGATTCTGGAAAGAATATTTCCAGTTAGGATATGTTCCTTATCCTGAATCAATGGGTTCTAGTGCACAAACTATGGAATATGCATATGATGATTTCTGCGGATATCAACTTGCTAAAATGGTTGGAAATAAACATTACCAAGAAGTATTTGCCCGTCAGATGTACAACTATAAAAATGTCTTTGATAAGTCTATCGGATTTATGCGTGGAAAGGGTGTTGATGGTAAATGGCAGGAACCATTCGATCCACTGGAATGGGGGGGGCCTTTCTGTGAAGGAAATGCATGGCATTATACATGGTCAGTGTTCCATGATGTACAAGGCTTGATTGACTTGTTTGGAAGTGATGAAAAGTTTACTACTAAAATAGATTCTGTATTTACTATTCCTAACATAATTAAACCGGGCACTTATGGTGGAGTTATTCATGAAATGAAAGAAATGGAGTTGGCTAATATGGGACAATATGCACACGGAAATCAACCGATTCAACACATGCCTTATTTGTATTGCTATGCAGGTCAGCCGTGGAAAACTCAATATTGGGTACGTCAGATTGTTGAGAGATTATATAATTCAACAGAAAAAGGTTATCCGGGTGATGAAGACCAAGGCGGTATGTCTTCATGGTATATTCTGAGCTCATTGGGTATATATGCTGTTTGCCCGGGTACAGATGAATATGTGATTGGCAGCCCATTATTTAAGAAGGCTACCATAACTATGGAAAATGGCAATAAGTTTGTGATTGAAGCACCAGAAAACAGTAAAGAAAATTTATATATACAATCAGCTACTTTGAATGGCAGACTTTTAGATAAAAACTATATCCATTATGATGATATAGCAGAAGGAGGAGTCTTGAAATTTGAAATGGGAAGCCAGCCTAATAAAGAAAGATGTACTTCGAAGTATGCTGCGCCTTTCTCTTTGTCTAAAGAATAA
- a CDS encoding GH92 family glycosyl hydrolase, with amino-acid sequence MKHKFLFILLFSLVLEGMVTTQAVAGDYVHQVNTLIGTKGTGLTSGYLYPGATYPYGMVQFTPSYFSKRSGFVINQLSGGGCEHMGNFPTFPVKGKLKMSPDNILNYRINVSEEKGHAGYYEAMVQEDIKAKLTVTERTGMASYEYPADQQYGTIIIGGGISATPIEQAAIVITAPNKCEGYAEGGNFCGLRTPYKVYFVAEFDTDAFETGTWKREELMPNTTFAEGEYSGVYFTFDVNKKKNIQYKIGVSYVSVENARENLKAENAEWDFQKIQNQAEAKWNHYLGMIEVEGTNPDRTTQFYTHLYRSFIHPNVCSDVNGEYMGADFRVHKSRSKHYTSFSNWDTYRTQIQLLSMLDPEVASDIVISHQLFAEQSGGSFPRWVMANIETGVMQGDPTPILIANAYAFGARNYDPKPIFKIMRKGAEEPGSKSQDVETRPGLKQYLDKGYYNASIQLEYTSADFAIGQFALHAVGDEFASWRYFHFARSWKNLYNSDTGWLQSRNPDGSWKSLGEDFRESTYKNYFWMVPYDIAGLVEIIGGKEKAEKRLDEFFTRLDAGYNDAWFASGNEPSFHIPWIYNWIGRPYKTQEIINRVLNEQYSSKIDGLPGNDDLGTMGAWYVFACIGLYPEIPGVGGFTVNTPIFSSVKVHLKKGDIVIKGGSEKDIYIKSMKLNGKSYESTWIDWDQLNSGATIEYRTSGKPDMKWGAKVVPPSFP; translated from the coding sequence ATGAAACATAAATTCTTATTTATTTTATTATTCTCTCTTGTTTTAGAAGGAATGGTTACAACACAAGCTGTGGCTGGTGACTATGTCCATCAAGTCAATACGTTGATTGGAACAAAAGGTACCGGACTGACTTCCGGATATCTTTATCCGGGAGCAACTTATCCTTATGGGATGGTACAATTTACTCCATCTTATTTTTCCAAAAGGTCGGGATTCGTTATCAATCAGTTGAGTGGTGGTGGTTGTGAACATATGGGAAATTTTCCCACTTTCCCTGTGAAGGGAAAACTGAAAATGTCACCTGATAACATCCTCAACTATCGTATAAATGTATCTGAAGAAAAAGGACATGCCGGTTATTATGAGGCTATGGTGCAAGAGGATATCAAGGCAAAACTGACAGTGACCGAGCGAACGGGGATGGCTAGTTATGAATATCCGGCAGATCAACAGTATGGTACAATAATCATTGGTGGAGGTATTTCTGCAACTCCTATTGAACAAGCAGCAATTGTTATTACTGCCCCGAATAAGTGTGAAGGTTATGCAGAAGGAGGAAATTTCTGTGGGCTCCGTACTCCGTATAAAGTCTATTTTGTAGCAGAGTTTGATACTGATGCTTTTGAAACCGGTACATGGAAGAGAGAAGAATTGATGCCAAATACAACTTTTGCAGAAGGTGAGTATTCTGGTGTATACTTTACTTTTGATGTAAACAAAAAGAAGAATATTCAATATAAGATTGGAGTTTCTTATGTTTCAGTAGAAAATGCACGTGAAAATTTGAAAGCCGAAAATGCAGAATGGGATTTCCAAAAGATACAGAATCAGGCGGAGGCAAAATGGAATCATTATTTGGGTATGATTGAAGTGGAGGGCACCAATCCCGATCGTACGACCCAATTCTATACACATTTATATCGTTCTTTCATTCACCCGAATGTTTGCAGCGATGTGAATGGGGAATATATGGGAGCGGATTTCAGAGTGCATAAGTCACGTTCTAAACACTATACTTCTTTTAGTAATTGGGATACGTATCGTACACAAATTCAATTATTATCCATGCTTGATCCGGAGGTAGCTTCCGATATTGTTATTTCCCATCAATTGTTTGCAGAACAGTCCGGTGGCTCTTTTCCTCGTTGGGTGATGGCTAATATTGAAACAGGGGTAATGCAGGGAGATCCGACTCCTATTCTGATTGCTAATGCCTATGCTTTCGGAGCTCGTAATTATGATCCGAAACCTATCTTTAAGATTATGAGAAAAGGAGCGGAGGAACCGGGTTCTAAGTCGCAAGATGTGGAGACTCGCCCGGGATTGAAGCAATATTTGGATAAGGGTTATTATAATGCATCTATTCAATTGGAGTATACCTCAGCAGATTTTGCTATCGGACAGTTTGCATTGCATGCAGTGGGAGATGAATTTGCCAGTTGGCGTTATTTTCATTTTGCCCGTTCATGGAAGAATTTGTATAATTCGGACACAGGTTGGCTACAATCACGTAATCCGGATGGATCGTGGAAATCTCTTGGTGAAGACTTTCGTGAATCTACTTATAAGAATTATTTTTGGATGGTGCCTTATGATATTGCCGGTCTGGTAGAAATAATAGGTGGTAAGGAAAAAGCCGAGAAACGGTTGGATGAATTCTTTACACGCCTGGATGCCGGATATAACGATGCATGGTTTGCTTCCGGTAATGAGCCGAGTTTCCATATACCTTGGATATATAATTGGATTGGTCGTCCATACAAAACACAGGAAATCATTAATCGTGTGTTGAATGAGCAATATTCAAGTAAGATAGATGGTCTCCCGGGAAATGACGATTTGGGCACAATGGGTGCTTGGTATGTGTTTGCCTGTATCGGGCTTTATCCGGAAATCCCGGGTGTGGGGGGATTTACGGTAAATACTCCAATCTTTTCATCTGTCAAGGTACATTTGAAAAAAGG